The Apium graveolens cultivar Ventura chromosome 6, ASM990537v1, whole genome shotgun sequence genome contains a region encoding:
- the LOC141665915 gene encoding uncharacterized protein LOC141665915: MDVRENKELRGKPAEDLVPILLDSLEPEKVTYIGASLDKPLKGQLTTFLQKNSDVFSWTTADIPRIDPNLITHTMNVDPTRKVVKQKKRTYAPDRLEAIKQEVEKLPEAGFIEDVQFREWLANPLMVKKSNGKWGMCIEFTDLNDACPKDCYPLLIP, translated from the coding sequence atggatgtccgTGAGAATAAAGAACTTCGAGGAAAGCCAGCAGAGGACTTGGTCCCAATTCTCCTAGACTCCTTAGAACCAGAGAAGGTCACGTATATTGGAGCATCTTTGGACAAGCCCCTAAAGGGCCAATTAACAACTTTCCTACAAAAGAACAGTGATGTATTTTCCTGGACAACAGCTGATATACCTAGGATCGACCCGAACCTTATAACTCATACGATGAACGTTGACCCAACTCGAAAGGTTGTGAAGCAgaagaagagaacttatgcccctgaCAGGCTGGAAGCCATTAAGCAGGAGGTCGAAAAGCTACCAGAGGCGGGGTTCATTGAGGATGTGCAATTCCGTGAGTGGTTGGCCAACCCCCTAATGGTCAAGAAATCCAATGGGAAGTGGGGGATGTGCATCGAAtttactgacttgaatgatgCTTGTCCTAAGGACTGCTACCCACTATTGATACCCTGA